In Lysinibacillus sp. 2017, the DNA window TTTATTTGTATAACAAAACAAAAGCTGTGAAAAGGTTTACGCCTTTTTATGGCTTTTCTTTGTTTTGTGATATTTTTTTGATTTATACCTACAAAAATTTATAACTACACAACATTTAATAAGCTTGCCTAATATTAAAGTTTCGTTTTTCTTTTAAAATACATAAATATTCTCTAATTAGTTGAAAAAAACTAGTATATGTAACATAATTAAATTGATAGTGACACTATCATTTCGCGAAGGGAGCGAATATAAATGCAAAACATTCAATGGGAAAAAGAAGTTGATGTGATCGTTCTAGGTACAGGGGGAGCTGCTTTATCAGCAGCAGTAGCAGCAGCAGATAATGGCGCATCGGTTTTAGTGTTGGAAAAAACACATCAAATCGGTGGGACGACTGCTTATTCAGGCGGGGTTCCTTGGGTTCCGTTAAATCATTATATGAAAGAAGCAGGTTTTGAAGATGATCGTGATTCAGCGGTTAATTTTATTAAACGCGTAGCATTAGGTCGCGCAGAAGATCATATGATTGAGCGCTTTGTTGATAAAGGACATGAAGTATTTAAAGCACTTCATGACAAAACACCATTACGCTTCGAAACACCAAAAGGCTATCCGGAGTACTATAAAAACTTACCAGAAGCATTACAAAATGGGACACGTTCATTAGATCCATCACCATTTAATTTAGACGAAATTGGTGAGTGGGGCATGCATTTACGTCAAAATCCAATCTTCCCACCATTAACATTAGCAGAAGGAGGGGCAGTTGGTGGTATTGACTTCCAAATGATTGCAGAGCGTATGCAAAACAACATCGTAACGATGGGACGTGCATTAATCGCCGCATTATTTAAAGGCTGTTTAGACCGTGGTGTGGAAACGTTATTACATACAGCGGGTAAAGAGCTAGTCTTAGGTGACGACAAAGAAATTATCGGTGTCATCGCCGAAACTTCTGATGGCGAGACAAAATATTTCAAAGCAAACAAAGGGGTCATTTTAGCTTCAGGTGGCTTTGAATGGAATAAACAATTAACAAAAGCATTCTTAAAAATGGACATTACGCACCCAGTTTCTCCTCCAGGTAATGAAGGGGATGCGCTAATGATGGCGATGAAAGCTGGCGCGGCGTTAGATAATATGAGTGAAGCATGGTGGTACCCAGCGATGGTAGATCCAACATTCGAATATGAAGATCACGTTATGGCGCAATTAGGTGGCGGACGTAACGGCCCGAACTCAATCGTTGTTAACAAGCATGGTCGTCGTTTCACAAATGAAGGGACAACTTACAATGATATGCCACGTGCGTTCTTCAACTTCGATCCAGTGGAGTTCGAATTCCCGAACGAAGCACCAGTATGGATGGTTTTCGATCAACAGTTAAAAGATAGTCAATTAATCATTACGATGACACCTGGTGATCCAGCTCCTGAGTGGGTAGACCAAGCTCCAACATTAAGTGAATTAGCAGAAAAGATTGGTGTTAACGCAGTCAACTTAGAAGATGAAGTAGCAAAATGGAATAGCTACTGCGAACAAAAGAAAGATCCAGATTTTCGTCGTGGTACAACACAATTTGAAAACTTAACAGGCGGCGGCGCGAGCCCAGAAGCAAACTTAGGTAAAATCGAAAAAGGGCCATTCTACGCACTACCAATCTATTTAGGTGCATTAGGGACAAACGGCGGACCAAAAATTGATGAAAACGGGCAAGTATTAAACTTTGCCAGTGAACCAATTAAAGGTTTATATGCAGCGGGCAATGCATCTGCAAACCCACTTGGCCCAATTTATCCAAGTGCAGGCGGAACAATCGGACCAGGTATGGTATTCGGTTATTTAGCAGGAGAACACGCAGCAAAATCAAACTAAGAGGTGACTATCATGCCAGCAGGAACACATTCAGTATCAGTACCTTTAAATATCAACAAAATTTGGGATTTCGTAAAAGATATGAACAACTGGGCACCACTTGTCCCAGGCTATATCGATCATGAAATTATTAATGAAAATGAGTCTACTTGGGCATTTAAAGGTGACTTAGGTTTCATGAAGAAAACGGTTAAATTAAAAATAGATGTAAAAGAATGGAACGAGCCATCAGGGGTTATTTTCGACTTAACAGGGATGTCGGATAATTTTAAAGGTGGCGGCTATTTCAAGGCAGAAGCTGTCAATGACATTGAAACGATTATGACAGGAAACCTTGACATCACAGCTGGCGGTATGATGGGACCAATGATCAATCAAATTTTAATGAAATTCGTGCCACAAACTGCACAAGACTTAACAGATGCAATTGTTGCGAAGTTAATTGAAATAAACAAATTAATCGAATCTAATTAAGCTAAAAGGGAGATAACGTGTATGTTGTATTTACATGGTATCTCCCTTATTTTTTAAATAAGATAAAATAAGAAATTTCAATTCATTAAGTTCTTCCTTGGAAGGGATAGGCACAATGGTATCCGGTAAAAGACTTATAAATGCGTGTTTTTTAATAGCTGTACCAAAAACATTCATAATGGTTTGAATGGTAAGGTGCGTTGCTTTTTGTGAAGTAATCGAGCCATCTGAGCTTCCTTGTTGCAGGGAATGTGTGATAAGACGCCCAATTTTTGTATAAGATTGACGTATTTCATCAAGCAACTTTTCTTCTACTGGATTATAAGCCATGTAGTATTCAAAGCTTTCAAGTAACGTGACGGCTTGTAGATTTGCTGAAAAAATATATTGTATATAAGCATCTAATATCGCTTCTATTTTATCGTAACCAGATTTACTAGCATGAGCGATGGCTTCAAATTGCGGTACCATTTCCTCGATAACTTCTTTGACTACTTCAATTATAAGCAACTCTTTTTTCGGAAAGTAGCGAAATAACGTTGCAACTCCAACATTGGCATTGTCGGCAATTTTTTGCATCGTCGTTCGCTCAAAACCATTATCCGTAAATAACATTCTTGCGGCATTTAGCATTTGTTGTCGTTTGATTTGTTTCGCTTGCAAAACGGTTCCCTCCAGAATCACTCTAATAGTTTTATCATACATAAAATATAGGTAAAAGTGGATAAGTATTATGAAAAACCGCAAACAAACGTAGTGTTTGCTTGCGGCTTAATTGCGTACAAAGTGGATATCAATGACGCTTTATTAAATTTGATTATTTAACGTAAGGTATGGGTTTGAAAGGTCCATTCCTTCTAAAGAAAGACCCATCGCTTTTGCTACACCTTCACCATAAGCTGGATCTGCTAAGTAGCAGTGTAAGATGTGACGACGTTTGATGAATTCTTCAACAGGCGCCATATCGTTGGCTGTGTTTTGGAATAATTGTTGTTTTTGATCGTCATTCATTAAGTTAAATAGTTTACCTGGCTGCTCGAAGTAGTTGTTGTCATCTTCATTGAAATCATAGATATCAGCAGGTCCATCAAGAGCTAGTGCAGGGTCTTTGTATTGTGGTTGTCCTTGTAAGGCACCATAGCTATTTGGATAGTACGTAACTGCTGAACCGCGGTTACCATCAGCACGACCTTGACCATCACGGTGATATACCATGAACGGGCATTTTGGTGTGTTTACTGGAATTTGGTGATGATTCACGCCTAAACGGTAACGTGTTGCATCTTGGTAAGCGAACAAGCGCGCTTGTAACATGCGGTCTGGTGAGAAGCTAATGCCAGGCACTACGTTAGAAGGAGCGAATGCAGCTTGCTCAACATCAGCGAAGTAGTTTTCTGGGTTACGGTTTAACTCGAATTCACCAACTTCGATTAATGGGTACTCTGATTTGAACCAAACTTTTGTTAAATCGAATGGGTTATCTTTATGATTACGTGCTTGTTCTTCAGTCATTACTTGGATGTACATTTTCCATATCGGAAACTCGCCTTTTTCGATTGATTCGAATAAGTCGCGTTGAGAAGATTCGCGGTCATTGCCGATTACTTCAGAAGCTTCAGCACCCGTGAAATTTTCGATCCCTTGTTGTGTACGGAAATGGAACTTTACGTATACACGCTCATTTGCAGCGTTGATCATTGAGTAAGTGTGAGAACCGAATCCGTGCATTTGACGGAAGCCTTTTGGAATACCACGGTCAGACATAACAATCGTTACTTGGTGTAATGCTTCAGGTAATGAGCTCCAGAAATCCCAGTTTGAATTGGCATTGTGCATATTCGTTTTTGGGTCACGCTTTACAACGTGGTTTAAGTCTGGGAAGTGTAATGGATCACGGAAGAAGAATACAGGCGTGTTGTTACCAACCATATCCCAGTTTCCTTCTTCAGTGTAGAATTTTAATGCAAAACCACGGATATCGCGCTCTGCATCAGCAGCCCCACGTTCACCAGCTACTGTAGAGAAACGTGCGAACATTTCTGTCTTTTTGCCGATTTCAGAGAAGATGGCTGCTTTAGAATATTTTGTGATGTCTTGAGTTACTGTGAAAGTACCAAAAGCACCTGAACCCTTCGCGTGCATACGACGCTCAGGAATTACTTCACGGTTAAAGTTGGCTAATTTTTCGATTAAAAATACGTCTTGTAATAAAATTGGACCACGGCGACCAGCTGTTTGTGAATCGTCATTACTTACGACTGGCGCACCAGTGATTGTTGTTAAACGTTCATTTGTCATGTGTAAGTTCCCCCTATAAATGGAATAGTAATGCTCTTATAAAATAACTATAACAAATCCAAATCATAATTTCTACTAGATTATAATAATTCTTTTTAAGGAACTCTTATATTAAAATATTAATTATATAATATGATAATTATTTGCCATTGATGAAGGCTAATAATTTTAAAATAATCTATATACCCGTTATATAAATAGCGTAAACAGTAACGTTTATTATAGTAAACATACTAGCAAATAGAAAACTTCAACTTGAATAAAATTAGAATGAAAAGTTATAAAAAAGATTGTTTATTACTATAATGATAATGATAATGAAAATAGTGATAGCTAATTGAAAATCGTTTGTGAGATTGTTAATAAAATGAGCACCTTTTTGTGACAATTGAGAGAAGCACAACAGTTTTAGAGCTTTATCTTATATAATAGGTGGCAAGTATAAGGAGAAAGGGAAATATTATGCAATTAACGTTAACATTTATTATTTTAGCGCTCACGATCATTTTGTTTACGACGAATCGTCTTCGTGCAGATTTAGTGGCTGTAATGGCATTATTGTTTTTTGTAATTTTAGATATTTTAACACCTGTTGAAGCGTTGGCTGGGTTTTCAAATTCAGTCGTCATTATGATCGCGGGTCTGTTCGTTGTAGGTGCAGGGATTTTACGAACTGGTCTTGCAGGAATGGCTGGAAATTTATTGTTAAAGTGGTCGGCTGATAGTGAGCTCCGTCTGTTTATTTTATTGCTCATTATTGTAGCGATTGTAGGTGCGTTTATGAGTAACACAGGTACAGTTGCACTGATGCTACCAATCGTTGTGTCGATTGCTCTTAGTATTAAAGTAAGTCCATCAAAATTTTTAATGCCGTTGTCTTATATTGCAAGTATGTCTGGTTTGATGACGTTAATCGCATCGCCAACAAACTTAATTGCCTCACAAACATTAGTCGATCATGGCTTCGAAAAGTTGGGATTTTTCACAATTACTCCAATTGGTATTATAGCGACGCTTACCGTTATTATTTATTTAGTTTTAGTACGTAACAAGCTACTTCCAAAAGAAGAAAACCGCTCGCAATCAAGTGCAGGCTATAAATTATCACCGAAAAGAATTGCCAAAGAATACGATTTACAAGACAAATTATTCCGTCTTGTTGTTGGTGCAGAATCGACAATACTCGATCAAAAGCTAGCCAATTTAAAATTGCCTGCAACATATCATATTTACATCATGAAAATTAAACGGGGTGCTGCACAAGAAGGACTAAATTTACGCCCGATGACCTACCAAGAGCTGGCAGGTCCTACAAGTGTAATTTATGCAGGGGATGAGCTTTACATACAAGGAATTGCTACAGATGTTGAGCGCTTTGCTAAAGATTTCACGCTACAGATAGTGCCATTTGAAAATAATATTGAAGAACTTATTTCGAAAAAAATTGGTGTGGCCGAAGTATTATTAACCCCGCAATCTCAATTAATCGGGGAAACCGTTAGTAAAATCGGATTCCGTGAAAAGTACAATTTAAATATCCTCGGCATTAATCGCAAAGGGGATTATTTATTAAAAAATATGGCTGAGCAGAAACTACGATTCGGGGATGCAATTTTAGTTCAGGGTACATGGGATGAAATTGAGCTGTTATCCCGCGAAACACAAGATGTTGTTGTAGTCGGCCAACCTCGTGAACATGCGGGAACTGCAGCAGCAAGTGGAAAAGCGCCATTAGCTGGTATGATCATGCTTCTAATGATTGGTTTAATGGTATTTGAAGTGTTTGATGCCGTGATTGCAGTGTTAATTGGTGCGGTGCTGATGATTATCACGGGCTGCTTGCGGAATATGGATGATGCGTATAATAAGATGAACTTCGAAAGTATCGTGCTTGTTGCGGCAATGCTTCCCATGGCGACGGCTCTTGAAAAAACAGGGGGAATGACGATTTTAGCAGATGGGATTATTAAACTGCTTGGTGACTTCGGACCTTATGGCGTGTTAATGGGCATTTATATCCTAACGGTTGTGTTTGGACAGTTTGTTAGTAATACGGCAACAGCTGTGTTGTTTTCGCCAATCGCTATAACAGCGGCCATTGCGATGGATGCCAATCCGTATACATTTATGATTGGTGTGGCTACAGCAGCAAGCATGGCCTTTGCAACGCCCATTGCTTCTCCAACAAATTCACTTGTGTTAACAGCAGGTGGCTATAAATTTATGGATTTCGTTAAAGTCGGCGTTCCACTACAAATCATCATGTTTATTGTCATGATGATTGCGGTTCCTTTACTGTTTCCATTTTAAATGTAAAACATCTTTGAATGAAGCATATGAAAATGTGTTTCATTCTTAGGTGTTTTTTCTCTATTGATAGTTATTTTTCGCTTGCATCCGATAGCGATAAGGTGTCACATTATAATAATCGCGGAAAACCTTCGTAAAATAATTGCCATCAATAAATCCGACCATTTCGGCAATCGTTGCAATGGCGATGTCCGATTGTATTAATAACTTTTCAGCTTGCTGCACACGGTATTGCTGTAAAAATCGTTTAAATGGAATCCCTCTTTTTTTCGAAAATAGATTACTTAAATAATTGGCACTAATATTGAGTTCCTTTGCAACCATTTGCAAGGATAATGCCGAATCCTTATAATGCTGTTCAATAATGGAAACGGCTAATTCAGCATAATCGACATGGAGGGATAGCTGAGCCGCCTTCACAGTTTCCATAAGCATTTGTGTAAATAAAATAAACTCCTGCACAATCGCGTATAAAATGGGGTGCTCTAAAATAAGGTGAAATAGTTCCCGGTACTGTGCTTCTATTTTTGCTTGTTGTTGCAGGTGATACTTCATCATAAAGCGGCGAATTTGTGCCAGAATACTCGTTAAATGAATACGTACATCCTCATGGTGATAAAAGGTCGATGCATTCGATAGTTTATATAAAAATTCTTTAATGGCTTTTAAATCGCCCTTTTCTAAACTGGAAATCCATAATTGCTGTGTTTCAGGAGTTAACAGTGGGTCCAGTCTCGTCACAATAAGAGATTGCGTACTATTGAAAATGTGACCATACCCTTTATAAAATCGCTGAGCCAGTGCTTTTTTGCAATCATTATACATATCTCGAAGGGTTGCATCTTCCCCGTCATAAAAAGCGATATTCATTTCCTCTTCGCTAAATTTCATCCACTCTTGAATGATTAAGCGCAATGTCTTCGTGTTTTGTGTAAAATCTTTCACTTGAATAATACATAAAATCCGATTTTGTAGGGGAAAAGCCGTCAATTTTTCAAGAATAGGTGATTGGATTATCCAATGATACAGTGCTAAATTGTCCTTGAATTGCGCGGGCTCAAGCAAGAAAAAGGCATACTGCTGCAAATCAATTTTTTTCGGCGTATTTAAGTAAAGATCCAAGTAAAGTTGTGCTTCTACAGGAATCGGAGCAATTGTTGCAACATCCTGATTTTTAATCGGTAATGCCAAAATAGTCGATTTCAACTCGTCTAATGGAACTGGCTTTATAAATAATTGGACCGCTTTTACTTGGATTGCCTTTAAGGCCTGCTGAAAAATGGGCTGTGCGGTTAGTGCAATAATATGTACGTCTTGTTTTTGTAAAAAATGTTGTACAGATAAAGATAAGAACTCTGTTTCGATTAATAAAATTTGCGGTTGAAACTGAGAAAATAATGCCTCTAATTCCAAGCTATTTGTCGCACTTTGGATTTCTACACGACTCGAAATGTAGTTTTTCAAAAACCACTCAATCCCTTTAATTTCTTCGCTATCCCGTTCGATTATTAGTATCCGCATAACAACTACCACCTTATGAAATTGCTAATTCGTATAAAAAACATATTAAATGTTTAAATTTCATTTATTTTATTTAAATAATACTAAAATTTGAGATTTTTTTCTATATATTCTGAATTGGAAGAATAATAAAGTGTTAACAGATACCGTTAACAATTCGTCAAACGATTTTAAATAAAACTTTTAAATAAAAAGGAGCAGTTTTTTATGGTATTCAAAACAAATATTCGTGCACCACGAGGTTCGGAACTAACGTGCAAAGGGTGGACGCAAGAGGCAGCAATGCGTATGTTGATGAACAATTTAGATCCAGAAGTAGCAGAAAATCCAGATGAGTTAGTTGTTTACGGCGGCATCGGGAAAGCAGCACGTAACTGGGAAAGTTATGACAAACTAATTGAAACATTAAAGGTATTAGAAAACGATGAAACGATGCTTGTGCAATCAGGGAAACCTGTAGCCGTATTCAAAACGCATGAAAACGCACCGCGCGTACTCATTGCCAACTCAAACTTAGTACCAGGCTGGGCGAACTGGGATCACTTCTATGAATTAGAAGAACGCAACTTAATGATGTACGGTCAAATGACAGCGGGTTCATGGATTTATATAGGCGCACAAGGTATTTTACAAGGGACCTATTTAAGTTTTGTGGAAGCAGGGAAAAAGAAATTTGGTTCACCTGACTTACGCGGTCGTTGGATTTTAACGGGTGGTATGGGTGGAATGAGTGGCGCTCAACCGTTAGCAGGAAAAATGGCAGGTGCCGTTATCTTAGTTGTTGAAGTGGATCGTACACGTATTGAACGTAAAATCAAAGAAGGATACTGCGATTACCTTGTAGAAACAGTGGATGAAGCAGTGGCGCTCGTAAACAAATTAACGGCAGAGAAAACACCTGCTTCTATTGGTTTAGTAGGTAACTGCGCAGATGTGAATCGCGAGCTTTTAAACCGCGGAATTACACCTGATTTTGTAACAGACCAAACGTCAGCACATGATCCAATTAACGGATATGTACCAAATGGGATGTCATTAGAAGAGGCATTAAATTTACGTAAAACAGACGTGAAAACATATGAGCGTCGTGCAAAAGAAACGATGGCAGACCACGTACGTACAATGCTTGAATTCCAAGAAGCGGGAGCAGAAACGTTTGATTACGGGAATAACATCCGCGCTTTTGCAAAGGAAATGGGTGTAGAAAATTCCTTTGACTTCCCGGGTTTCGTACCAGCATATATCCGTCCATTATTCTGTGAAGGGAAAGGACCATTCCGCTGGGCAGCACTATCTGGTGATCCAGAAGATATTTACAAAACAGATGCACTCGCAAAAGAAATGTTCGCAGAAGACGCTGGTTTAGTAAACTGGATCGACATGGCACAAAAAATGGTGAAGTGGCAAGGCTTACCAGCGCGTATTTGCTGGTTAGGTTACGGGGACCGTCACCGCTTCGCACTACGCGTAAATGAAATGGTCGCAAGTGGTGAGTTAAAAGCACCAATCGTATTCGGACGTGATCATTTAGATTCAGGTTCAGTTGCTTCACCAAACCGTGAAACAGAAGCTATGATGGATGGTTCGGATGCAGTTTCAGACTGGCCATTACTAAATGCATTAGTAAACACTGCAGGTGGCGCGAGTTGGGTAAGTATTCATCACGGTGGTGGTGTAGGAATGGGCTACTCGCAACACGCTGGTCAAGTATTAGTTGCAGATGGTACACAACTTGCTGCAGATAAAATTAACCGCGTATTAATAGCAGATCCAGGAATGGGTGTTGTTCGCCACGCAGATGCAGGATATGATATCGCAATTCGTACAGCAAAAGAAAAAGGCGTTAATATGCCGATGCTAAAAGGATGATGAACTCTGGCTATTTTAATTAATCATGCAAACGAAGTAATAACTTTAGCAAGTGACAAAAAGGGGCCTCGTCGCCGTGAGCAAATGAGCGAGCTTGGCGTTATGACTGGGGTAAGTGTGTTAGTAGAAAATGAGCGCATCGTAATGATTGCACCATTTGAAGAAATAGAAGCAGCGTTTCCGCACTTAGTTAAAGATGCAGAAGTGATTGATGCGACTGGTAAAATTGTCATGCCAGGTTTAGTGGATTGCCATACGCATTTAGTGCACGGGGGTACGCGGGAGCATGAATTAAACATGCGACTAGCTGGCAAATCGTATATGGAAATCATGAATGCTGGTGGTGGCATTCATTATACGACGACAAAAACGCGAGAAGCGAGTTTTGATGAATTATATGATAAAACCTTTAACCATTTAAATGATTTCCTGCGTTACGGTATTACAACGGTCGAGGCAAAATCTGGCTACGGTTTGGACTTAGAGACGGAATTAAAGCAGCTTGAAGTGGCAAAAAAACTACAACAGACGCACATGGTGGACATTGTTTCAACATTCATGGGTGCCCATGCGGTTCCGAAAGATTATAAAGGCGATGAAGATGCGTTCGTTAAAATCTTAATTGAAGAAATGATTCCAAAAGTTGCAGAACTCGGTCTTGCTGAATTTAACGATGTATTTTGTGAAAAAGGTGTCTTCACACCAGCGCAATCACGCCTTATTTTAGAAGCGGGTAAAGCTCACGGTCTAACACCGAAAATTCATGCTGATGAAATTGAACCATATGAAGGCGCGGAATTAGCAGCGGAAGTGGGTGCAATTTCAGCGGAGCATTTACTAGTAGCTTCTGATGAGGGGATTCAAGCGATGGCAAAAGCGGGAACGATCGCAGTGCTTTTACCAGGAACAGCCTTCTTCTTACGTGCACCTTATGCAAGAGGTCGTTTAATGGTTGATAGCGGCGTACCGGTTGCCATTTCAACAGACTTTAACCCTGGCTCTTCCCCAACCATCAGCTTACCATTCGTACAAAATTTAGCCTGT includes these proteins:
- the hutI gene encoding imidazolonepropionase, translated to MAILINHANEVITLASDKKGPRRREQMSELGVMTGVSVLVENERIVMIAPFEEIEAAFPHLVKDAEVIDATGKIVMPGLVDCHTHLVHGGTREHELNMRLAGKSYMEIMNAGGGIHYTTTKTREASFDELYDKTFNHLNDFLRYGITTVEAKSGYGLDLETELKQLEVAKKLQQTHMVDIVSTFMGAHAVPKDYKGDEDAFVKILIEEMIPKVAELGLAEFNDVFCEKGVFTPAQSRLILEAGKAHGLTPKIHADEIEPYEGAELAAEVGAISAEHLLVASDEGIQAMAKAGTIAVLLPGTAFFLRAPYARGRLMVDSGVPVAISTDFNPGSSPTISLPFVQNLACMNMGMTMEEVLCATTINAAYAINRGNEIGTLEKGKKADVLIFNVPNYKQLQYFYGMNHTDTVIKAGQVVVKGGSLL
- the hutU gene encoding urocanate hydratase, whose translation is MVFKTNIRAPRGSELTCKGWTQEAAMRMLMNNLDPEVAENPDELVVYGGIGKAARNWESYDKLIETLKVLENDETMLVQSGKPVAVFKTHENAPRVLIANSNLVPGWANWDHFYELEERNLMMYGQMTAGSWIYIGAQGILQGTYLSFVEAGKKKFGSPDLRGRWILTGGMGGMSGAQPLAGKMAGAVILVVEVDRTRIERKIKEGYCDYLVETVDEAVALVNKLTAEKTPASIGLVGNCADVNRELLNRGITPDFVTDQTSAHDPINGYVPNGMSLEEALNLRKTDVKTYERRAKETMADHVRTMLEFQEAGAETFDYGNNIRAFAKEMGVENSFDFPGFVPAYIRPLFCEGKGPFRWAALSGDPEDIYKTDALAKEMFAEDAGLVNWIDMAQKMVKWQGLPARICWLGYGDRHRFALRVNEMVASGELKAPIVFGRDHLDSGSVASPNRETEAMMDGSDAVSDWPLLNALVNTAGGASWVSIHHGGGVGMGYSQHAGQVLVADGTQLAADKINRVLIADPGMGVVRHADAGYDIAIRTAKEKGVNMPMLKG
- a CDS encoding TetR/AcrR family transcriptional regulator, producing MQAKQIKRQQMLNAARMLFTDNGFERTTMQKIADNANVGVATLFRYFPKKELLIIEVVKEVIEEMVPQFEAIAHASKSGYDKIEAILDAYIQYIFSANLQAVTLLESFEYYMAYNPVEEKLLDEIRQSYTKIGRLITHSLQQGSSDGSITSQKATHLTIQTIMNVFGTAIKKHAFISLLPDTIVPIPSKEELNELKFLILSYLKNKGDTM
- a CDS encoding CoxG family protein, which codes for MPAGTHSVSVPLNINKIWDFVKDMNNWAPLVPGYIDHEIINENESTWAFKGDLGFMKKTVKLKIDVKEWNEPSGVIFDLTGMSDNFKGGGYFKAEAVNDIETIMTGNLDITAGGMMGPMINQILMKFVPQTAQDLTDAIVAKLIEINKLIESN
- a CDS encoding SLC13 family permease — translated: MQLTLTFIILALTIILFTTNRLRADLVAVMALLFFVILDILTPVEALAGFSNSVVIMIAGLFVVGAGILRTGLAGMAGNLLLKWSADSELRLFILLLIIVAIVGAFMSNTGTVALMLPIVVSIALSIKVSPSKFLMPLSYIASMSGLMTLIASPTNLIASQTLVDHGFEKLGFFTITPIGIIATLTVIIYLVLVRNKLLPKEENRSQSSAGYKLSPKRIAKEYDLQDKLFRLVVGAESTILDQKLANLKLPATYHIYIMKIKRGAAQEGLNLRPMTYQELAGPTSVIYAGDELYIQGIATDVERFAKDFTLQIVPFENNIEELISKKIGVAEVLLTPQSQLIGETVSKIGFREKYNLNILGINRKGDYLLKNMAEQKLRFGDAILVQGTWDEIELLSRETQDVVVVGQPREHAGTAAASGKAPLAGMIMLLMIGLMVFEVFDAVIAVLIGAVLMIITGCLRNMDDAYNKMNFESIVLVAAMLPMATALEKTGGMTILADGIIKLLGDFGPYGVLMGIYILTVVFGQFVSNTATAVLFSPIAITAAIAMDANPYTFMIGVATAASMAFATPIASPTNSLVLTAGGYKFMDFVKVGVPLQIIMFIVMMIAVPLLFPF
- a CDS encoding catalase, encoding MTNERLTTITGAPVVSNDDSQTAGRRGPILLQDVFLIEKLANFNREVIPERRMHAKGSGAFGTFTVTQDITKYSKAAIFSEIGKKTEMFARFSTVAGERGAADAERDIRGFALKFYTEEGNWDMVGNNTPVFFFRDPLHFPDLNHVVKRDPKTNMHNANSNWDFWSSLPEALHQVTIVMSDRGIPKGFRQMHGFGSHTYSMINAANERVYVKFHFRTQQGIENFTGAEASEVIGNDRESSQRDLFESIEKGEFPIWKMYIQVMTEEQARNHKDNPFDLTKVWFKSEYPLIEVGEFELNRNPENYFADVEQAAFAPSNVVPGISFSPDRMLQARLFAYQDATRYRLGVNHHQIPVNTPKCPFMVYHRDGQGRADGNRGSAVTYYPNSYGALQGQPQYKDPALALDGPADIYDFNEDDNNYFEQPGKLFNLMNDDQKQQLFQNTANDMAPVEEFIKRRHILHCYLADPAYGEGVAKAMGLSLEGMDLSNPYLTLNNQI
- a CDS encoding FAD-dependent oxidoreductase, which translates into the protein MQNIQWEKEVDVIVLGTGGAALSAAVAAADNGASVLVLEKTHQIGGTTAYSGGVPWVPLNHYMKEAGFEDDRDSAVNFIKRVALGRAEDHMIERFVDKGHEVFKALHDKTPLRFETPKGYPEYYKNLPEALQNGTRSLDPSPFNLDEIGEWGMHLRQNPIFPPLTLAEGGAVGGIDFQMIAERMQNNIVTMGRALIAALFKGCLDRGVETLLHTAGKELVLGDDKEIIGVIAETSDGETKYFKANKGVILASGGFEWNKQLTKAFLKMDITHPVSPPGNEGDALMMAMKAGAALDNMSEAWWYPAMVDPTFEYEDHVMAQLGGGRNGPNSIVVNKHGRRFTNEGTTYNDMPRAFFNFDPVEFEFPNEAPVWMVFDQQLKDSQLIITMTPGDPAPEWVDQAPTLSELAEKIGVNAVNLEDEVAKWNSYCEQKKDPDFRRGTTQFENLTGGGASPEANLGKIEKGPFYALPIYLGALGTNGGPKIDENGQVLNFASEPIKGLYAAGNASANPLGPIYPSAGGTIGPGMVFGYLAGEHAAKSN
- a CDS encoding helix-turn-helix domain-containing protein is translated as MRILIIERDSEEIKGIEWFLKNYISSRVEIQSATNSLELEALFSQFQPQILLIETEFLSLSVQHFLQKQDVHIIALTAQPIFQQALKAIQVKAVQLFIKPVPLDELKSTILALPIKNQDVATIAPIPVEAQLYLDLYLNTPKKIDLQQYAFFLLEPAQFKDNLALYHWIIQSPILEKLTAFPLQNRILCIIQVKDFTQNTKTLRLIIQEWMKFSEEEMNIAFYDGEDATLRDMYNDCKKALAQRFYKGYGHIFNSTQSLIVTRLDPLLTPETQQLWISSLEKGDLKAIKEFLYKLSNASTFYHHEDVRIHLTSILAQIRRFMMKYHLQQQAKIEAQYRELFHLILEHPILYAIVQEFILFTQMLMETVKAAQLSLHVDYAELAVSIIEQHYKDSALSLQMVAKELNISANYLSNLFSKKRGIPFKRFLQQYRVQQAEKLLIQSDIAIATIAEMVGFIDGNYFTKVFRDYYNVTPYRYRMQAKNNYQ